The proteins below are encoded in one region of Peribacillus muralis:
- the ssuD gene encoding FMNH2-dependent alkanesulfonate monooxygenase, translating to MNVFWFIPTGGDSRYLGTSKGGRDVDFNYMKQLAQAIDSLGYQGALLPTGRSCEDAWVTASSLLSVTSRMKFLVALRPGLMLPSVAARMTSTFDRLSGGRLLINVVSGSNPAEQVGDGITVDHDERYELTNEFLDVWRSLLAEEEVEYEGKHLHIDGGRLIFPPVQAPHPPIYFGGSSEKALSVAAKHCDVYLTWGEPVDAVKEKINRVRALAEKEGRTLTFGIRLHVIVRETEEEAWQAANELIKYVDDETIESAQKELSKHVSEGQRRMLALSSGSKDNLEISPNLWAGVGLVRAGAGTALVGDPITVAERLKEYQAIGIDTFILSGYPHLEEAYRVAELLFPHLPLNSIQESEQKQAATFNHGVVIADSIHPTK from the coding sequence ATGAATGTGTTTTGGTTTATTCCAACAGGCGGGGACAGCCGCTATTTAGGGACATCAAAAGGCGGGCGTGATGTGGATTTCAATTACATGAAACAGCTTGCGCAAGCCATTGACTCTCTAGGATATCAGGGAGCTTTACTACCAACTGGACGATCTTGTGAAGATGCATGGGTAACGGCATCTTCGTTATTATCCGTCACTTCACGCATGAAATTTCTCGTAGCTCTTCGTCCAGGACTAATGCTGCCGTCCGTCGCAGCCCGTATGACGTCAACATTCGATAGATTATCAGGTGGACGTCTCTTAATCAATGTCGTTTCAGGAAGTAATCCCGCAGAGCAAGTTGGCGATGGTATTACGGTTGACCATGATGAACGGTATGAACTGACAAATGAATTTTTAGACGTATGGCGCTCCCTATTGGCAGAGGAAGAAGTTGAATATGAAGGAAAACACTTACATATTGATGGCGGCCGTCTAATTTTCCCACCGGTTCAAGCGCCTCACCCTCCTATCTATTTTGGCGGCTCCTCAGAGAAAGCTCTTTCTGTAGCCGCAAAACACTGTGATGTGTATTTAACATGGGGGGAACCCGTTGATGCAGTAAAAGAAAAAATCAATAGAGTAAGAGCTCTGGCTGAAAAAGAAGGACGTACCCTCACCTTCGGCATTCGTTTACATGTCATTGTTCGTGAAACGGAAGAAGAAGCTTGGCAAGCAGCCAATGAATTAATTAAATATGTGGATGACGAGACAATTGAATCTGCACAAAAGGAATTGAGTAAACATGTTTCAGAGGGGCAACGTCGTATGCTGGCTCTTTCCAGTGGAAGTAAAGACAATCTGGAAATCAGCCCTAACTTGTGGGCGGGTGTCGGTCTAGTACGTGCGGGTGCTGGGACGGCGTTAGTCGGTGACCCGATAACGGTGGCCGAACGCCTCAAAGAATACCAAGCCATTGGCATCGATACCTTCATTTTATCTGGGTATCCGCATCTGGAAGAAGCCTATCGAGTAGCCGAATTATTATTCCCTCATTTACCTTTGAACTCGATTCAGGAGAGTGAGCAAAAGCAAGCTGCTACATTTAATCACGGAGTGGTCATTGCAGATAGCATACATCCAACTAAATAA